In Serratia marcescens subsp. marcescens ATCC 13880, a single genomic region encodes these proteins:
- a CDS encoding MipA/OmpV family protein — MSSKFYATWANGGYQRGYFGVTPAQAARTDFAAYHPKSGIRQVTAEAALNYQWTSSVALQGGVEVYRLTGDAADSPLVEKSLAGMAFLSASYQF; from the coding sequence CTGAGCAGCAAGTTTTACGCGACCTGGGCCAATGGCGGTTATCAGCGCGGGTATTTTGGCGTGACGCCGGCGCAAGCGGCACGAACGGACTTTGCGGCTTATCATCCTAAATCCGGCATCAGGCAGGTGACGGCAGAAGCGGCATTGAACTACCAGTGGACATCCAGCGTGGCATTACAAGGGGGCGTGGAAGTGTATCGGCTGACCGGTGATGCGGCGGACAGCCCATTGGTGGAGAAGAGCCTGGCCGGTATGGCGTTTCTGAGTGCCAGTTATCAATTTTAA
- a CDS encoding DUF4136 domain-containing protein, with protein MRIFWGFMMAGSILLLSACAEKPQVTADYDHGVNFSQYHTYGFAAKEEKYQTLTDEYIRLSVAQEMQRRGYTFSARPDLLIYWHASTQNKVQMDDEPSLIGRVGYAGWAGYNQSLWTYTEGMLTVDLVDRNKRQLVWRATASHVLDADKAVSQEDIGQTVTALFSAYPVPGAE; from the coding sequence ATGCGTATATTTTGGGGTTTTATGATGGCGGGCTCAATCCTGCTTTTGTCGGCTTGTGCTGAGAAACCGCAGGTGACCGCCGATTACGATCATGGCGTCAATTTCAGTCAGTATCACACCTACGGTTTTGCTGCCAAAGAAGAAAAGTACCAAACGCTGACGGATGAGTACATTCGTCTGTCTGTTGCTCAGGAAATGCAGCGACGAGGTTATACATTCAGCGCCCGTCCCGACCTCTTGATTTATTGGCATGCTTCTACACAGAACAAAGTGCAGATGGATGATGAGCCCTCTCTAATTGGCCGTGTCGGGTACGCTGGCTGGGCAGGGTATAATCAAAGCCTATGGACGTATACCGAGGGCATGTTGACAGTGGATCTGGTTGACAGGAATAAGCGCCAACTGGTGTGGCGCGCGACAGCCAGCCATGTCCTGGATGCGGATAAGGCGGTGAGTCAGGAAGATATCGGGCAAACGGTTACGGCTTTATTTTCGGCCTATCCAGTTCCGGGGGCTGAGTAA
- a CDS encoding Dabb family protein, producing the protein MTKVMIIGLLLFSAVFIGLCIYFQDKEGAMFDKLSQQRQSVGGGVFTAGDYKPGLLKHIVLFKYKKTITQAQRDAVTSRFLSLKRSMRPGADAPYILSIVEGVQNSGEGVDGGFEQGFIVTFKSEGDRNYYVGKPLVDTEGDYDEAHDAFKQFVAPLLSDDNGVLVFDFSLR; encoded by the coding sequence ATGACCAAAGTAATGATAATCGGATTACTGTTGTTTTCTGCGGTTTTTATTGGCCTGTGTATTTATTTTCAGGATAAAGAGGGCGCCATGTTTGATAAATTGAGTCAACAACGCCAATCTGTCGGTGGTGGTGTGTTTACCGCGGGCGACTATAAGCCTGGGCTTTTAAAGCATATCGTGCTGTTTAAATATAAAAAGACCATCACGCAAGCCCAGCGGGATGCAGTGACGAGTCGGTTTTTATCGCTCAAGCGCTCAATGCGACCGGGGGCGGATGCGCCTTATATTCTCTCTATTGTTGAAGGTGTGCAAAACAGTGGGGAAGGGGTGGATGGCGGATTTGAACAGGGATTTATTGTGACGTTCAAGTCTGAAGGTGACCGCAATTATTACGTGGGAAAACCTCTGGTAGATACAGAGGGGGATTACGATGAGGCCCATGACGCGTTCAAGCAATTTGTGGCCCCCCTGCTCAGTGACGATAACGGCGTGCTGGTGTTTGATTTTTCACTGAGGTGA
- a CDS encoding type VI secretion system Vgr family protein — MNRMITVHTSLDDTPFFFQSLTGKEALSSLYTFHVDVLCEAQPVDPKKLLGQTLTVGCYQTPLTPPRYLSGIMTRVEVKGRDSNDRYDRYTLTVKPALWYLGQGRDCRIWQEKSVPDIITTLLREQNIAFENRLSWDYRCWEYCVQYQESDFDFISRLMEHEGIYYYFLHDNGKHTLVLADAPEQHEVLSGFATFPCIDETASDVSELGIAHWRVSETMSASLYLTDDYDFRRPRANLLQARQNPAPDGQQEAVVFDWPGRYTRHDDGAFYGRIRQQELACAQAQMSGETPSLGMAPGHAFTLTRAARPEDNRTYIVSGAEYFFSEAGYYSQDDEEATPVHRTVFTAHPAALSWRPARQTAWPRTYGPQTAEVVGPQGQTIWTDEYGRIKLRFRWDRHNAPGNDQAACWVRVSSAWAGWGYGSLQVPRVGEEVIVDFINGDPDRPIVTGRVYNQDSMPPWDLPADATKMGFMTRSAGGTPENGSFLVFDDAPGRETFDMHAERDMSMSTERDLTVNIEGARTTRVKGEDRYTFDDSQRVRIAKGRQVDIAAGGDNREVTGDSTTTLHGKQTVIIDGELVEEYRDGQTTTLTAGGQTLKIHAGGQTIIISEGGRSIDIVGDAKKKITGNEREDTTGEWTKSVTGTINILSDADVNIKSATKITLDAPNQKATTGKGHSESFTGHSFSMTGASESFTGSSVSFTNSSVSFTASSVSMGMFSISNTPFKLSKHDNHLEFVSGNKTLTSTLLSFKSDYSAFVSALTTIA; from the coding sequence ATGAACAGAATGATAACGGTCCATACCTCGCTTGATGATACCCCCTTTTTTTTTCAATCATTGACCGGCAAGGAAGCCCTGTCATCACTGTACACCTTCCATGTCGACGTGCTTTGCGAAGCGCAACCTGTCGACCCTAAAAAACTGCTGGGGCAAACGCTGACGGTGGGATGTTACCAAACCCCGCTGACCCCACCACGCTATTTGTCGGGCATCATGACGCGGGTTGAGGTCAAGGGGCGGGACAGCAATGACCGCTATGACCGTTATACCCTTACCGTCAAACCCGCCTTGTGGTATCTGGGGCAGGGACGGGATTGCCGGATATGGCAAGAGAAAAGCGTGCCGGACATCATCACCACACTGTTGCGTGAGCAGAATATTGCGTTTGAGAACCGCCTGAGCTGGGATTATCGGTGTTGGGAGTATTGCGTGCAATATCAGGAAAGCGACTTCGATTTTATCAGCCGCCTGATGGAGCATGAAGGTATCTATTACTACTTCCTGCACGATAACGGGAAACACACGCTGGTGCTGGCTGATGCACCCGAGCAGCACGAGGTGCTCAGTGGTTTCGCCACCTTCCCGTGTATTGACGAGACGGCGAGTGATGTCTCCGAGCTGGGGATTGCACACTGGCGGGTGTCCGAGACGATGTCCGCGTCGCTGTATCTGACTGACGACTATGATTTTCGCCGGCCGCGTGCCAACCTGCTGCAAGCGAGACAAAATCCCGCCCCTGACGGCCAGCAAGAGGCCGTCGTGTTTGACTGGCCGGGGCGGTATACCCGGCATGACGACGGGGCATTTTACGGTCGAATTCGCCAGCAGGAGCTTGCGTGTGCACAGGCACAGATGTCGGGGGAAACCCCGTCGCTGGGCATGGCACCAGGGCATGCCTTTACCCTGACGCGGGCGGCGCGCCCGGAAGATAACCGGACCTATATCGTCAGCGGTGCAGAGTATTTTTTCAGTGAGGCCGGTTATTACAGTCAGGATGACGAAGAGGCGACACCGGTACATCGCACGGTCTTTACCGCCCACCCGGCGGCCCTGAGCTGGCGTCCAGCCCGGCAAACTGCCTGGCCGCGGACATACGGCCCGCAAACAGCGGAGGTGGTGGGGCCACAGGGGCAGACCATCTGGACCGATGAATACGGGCGCATCAAACTCAGGTTCCGTTGGGACCGCCATAACGCCCCCGGTAATGACCAGGCAGCCTGCTGGGTGCGTGTGTCCAGCGCCTGGGCCGGATGGGGCTATGGCAGTCTCCAGGTGCCTCGTGTCGGGGAGGAGGTTATCGTCGATTTTATCAACGGTGACCCGGACCGTCCCATCGTCACCGGCCGCGTGTATAACCAGGACAGCATGCCGCCGTGGGATTTGCCGGCGGATGCGACCAAAATGGGCTTCATGACGCGTTCTGCGGGCGGAACCCCCGAGAACGGCAGCTTTTTGGTGTTTGACGATGCACCGGGGCGTGAGACGTTTGACATGCACGCCGAACGTGACATGAGCATGAGCACTGAACGTGACCTGACGGTGAATATCGAGGGGGCACGGACCACGCGGGTGAAGGGCGAAGACCGCTACACGTTCGATGATAGCCAGCGTGTACGTATCGCCAAGGGGCGGCAGGTTGATATCGCGGCGGGCGGTGATAACCGAGAGGTCACGGGGGACAGCACGACTACCTTGCACGGCAAGCAGACGGTTATCATTGACGGCGAGCTGGTTGAGGAATACCGGGACGGGCAAACAACCACCCTCACCGCCGGTGGCCAAACGCTGAAGATACACGCCGGTGGCCAAACGATAATCATCAGCGAGGGTGGTCGGTCCATTGACATCGTTGGCGATGCAAAAAAAAAGATAACCGGCAACGAGCGCGAGGACACGACGGGGGAATGGACGAAGTCGGTGACGGGTACCATTAACATCCTGTCCGATGCGGATGTGAACATTAAAAGCGCCACGAAAATCACGCTGGATGCGCCCAATCAAAAGGCCACTACCGGCAAGGGGCACAGCGAAAGCTTTACCGGCCACTCTTTCAGCATGACGGGTGCATCGGAAAGCTTTACCGGCAGTTCGGTCAGTTTTACCAACTCATCGGTCAGTTTTACGGCGTCGAGTGTTTCGATGGGCATGTTCTCCATCAGTAACACGCCGTTTAAATTATCAAAACATGATAACCATCTTGAATTTGTCAGCGGTAATAAAACGCTCACCAGTACTCTTCTCTCTTTCAAGAGTGATTACAGTGCGTTTGTGAGCGCCCTGACGACGATTGCGTGA
- a CDS encoding tyrosine-type DNA invertase, with protein MKRKYLTGEEITRLLKTISMNMVSVRDYCMTSMAFLHGLRVSELTALRLADYDPLSRKIYIARLKGGMSTSHPLLPEENAALQVWLAERQALTGQCQPWLFLSRRGNRLSRQGFYQLLRRYGERANLSLPVHPHMLRHACGYNLAERGNDTRLIQDYLGHRNIRHTVLYTAANAARFNHVWLKDAGLPLMSPLQESLPRNVLHNTN; from the coding sequence ATGAAGCGCAAATATCTAACTGGGGAAGAAATAACAAGGCTACTTAAGACTATTTCTATGAATATGGTTTCTGTTCGTGATTATTGTATGACAAGCATGGCGTTTTTGCACGGCCTCAGGGTCAGTGAGTTGACGGCTTTACGACTGGCGGATTACGACCCGTTGTCCAGGAAGATTTATATCGCCAGACTCAAAGGCGGGATGAGTACCAGTCATCCCTTGCTGCCGGAGGAGAATGCGGCCTTGCAGGTGTGGCTTGCTGAACGACAGGCGTTGACGGGGCAATGCCAGCCCTGGTTATTTTTGTCGCGTAGGGGCAATCGATTGTCACGGCAAGGGTTTTACCAGTTACTGCGGCGTTATGGTGAACGTGCCAATTTATCGCTTCCAGTTCATCCTCATATGCTCAGGCACGCCTGTGGATATAATCTCGCAGAGCGGGGGAATGATACGCGGTTGATACAGGATTACCTTGGGCATCGCAATATTCGACATACCGTGCTGTATACGGCGGCGAATGCCGCACGCTTTAATCACGTTTGGTTGAAAGATGCGGGGTTACCGCTGATGTCGCCATTACAGGAATCGTTGCCCCGCAATGTGCTCCATAACACCAATTAA
- a CDS encoding TM2 domain-containing protein, protein MSRKDKLAAALLAIFLGGLGIHKFYLGMKWWGLFYLLFCWTGIPAIVGFIEGIIYLFQSEEKFNQKYNPGLI, encoded by the coding sequence ATGAGCAGAAAAGACAAGCTCGCGGCGGCCCTGCTGGCCATCTTCCTGGGTGGGCTGGGCATTCACAAGTTTTACCTGGGGATGAAGTGGTGGGGGCTGTTCTACCTGCTGTTCTGCTGGACGGGGATCCCGGCGATTGTCGGCTTTATCGAAGGCATTATTTATCTGTTCCAGTCGGAAGAGAAGTTCAACCAGAAATACAATCCTGGTCTGATTTAA
- the cybB gene encoding cytochrome b561 — translation MPWQIRLHWLVAILLVITCVTIELRGFAEPGSAPWFVLVVTHFSCGVTVFALMIARLFLRWRRPSPAIAPKPPKWQTGLAHLTHTLIYLLLLTLPVLGVYSRYLGGKEWFLFGLPMPFADVADRPQARTIIGWHKTLASFGYWLIGLHATAALFHHYIVKDNALVRMLPLMKKR, via the coding sequence ATGCCGTGGCAAATTCGCCTGCACTGGCTGGTGGCGATCCTGCTGGTCATCACCTGCGTCACCATCGAGCTGCGGGGCTTTGCCGAACCGGGCAGCGCCCCCTGGTTCGTGCTGGTTGTCACCCACTTCAGCTGCGGCGTAACGGTGTTTGCGCTGATGATCGCCCGCCTGTTCCTGCGCTGGCGCCGCCCCTCGCCCGCCATCGCGCCCAAACCGCCGAAGTGGCAAACCGGCCTGGCGCACCTGACGCACACCCTGATTTACCTGCTGCTGCTGACGCTGCCGGTGCTGGGGGTGTATTCGCGCTATCTGGGCGGCAAGGAGTGGTTTCTGTTCGGCCTGCCGATGCCGTTCGCCGACGTGGCCGATCGGCCGCAGGCGCGGACGATTATCGGCTGGCACAAAACGCTGGCGTCATTCGGCTACTGGCTGATCGGCCTGCATGCCACCGCCGCGCTGTTCCACCACTATATCGTCAAGGACAATGCGCTGGTGCGCATGCTGCCGCTGATGAAAAAGCGCTGA